In Hypomesus transpacificus isolate Combined female chromosome 4, fHypTra1, whole genome shotgun sequence, the following are encoded in one genomic region:
- the asns gene encoding asparagine synthetase [glutamine-hydrolyzing]: MCGIWALFGSDECLSVQCTNAMKISHRGPDAFRFENVNGYTNCCFGFHRLAIVDPLYGMQPLRIKKFPFLWLCYNGEIYNHHTLKKQFEFDCQTNVDGEVLLHLYDRFGIQKMASLLDGVFAFVLLDTANRKVYLGRDTYGVRPMFKLLTDNGFLAVSSEAKGLTQITHSMSSPAKITPFLPGHVEEFNLKPSGKVESLQMTRFHCCSDEPKHAIYDSVECLSSGFDNDTVKSNIRTLFENAVRKRLMAHRRIGCLLSGGLDSSLVAATLVKLSKEEKLKYPIQTFAIGAEDSPDILAARKVAAHIGSEHHEVNFTAEEGLRAVDEVILHLETYDITTVRASVGMFLVSKYIREKTDSVVIFSGEGSDELTQGYIYFHKAPNPKAAAEDSVRLLEELYLFDALRADRTTAAHGLELRVPFLDHRFTAYYLSLPEEMRTPKDGVEKHLLRDSFKGLNLIPEDILWRRKEAFSDGMTSLKKSWYTSLQDHLESEVNDSQLEKAHKIFSHLTPKTKEAYHYRQVFEKHFPGRSDWLSHYWMPRWINATDPSARTLSFYTSEKDQKDQ; this comes from the exons ATGTGCGGAATATGGGCTTTGTTTGGCAGCGATGAGTGTCTGTCAGTTCAGTGCACCAATGCCATGAAGATTTCCCATAGAGGTCCTGATGCTTTTCGTTTTGAGAATGTAAACGGCTACACAAACTGCTGCTTTGGGTTTCATCGGCTGGCAATTGTGGACCCACTCTATGGAATGCAGCCGCTCCGCATCAAGAAGTTTCCGTTCTTGTGGCTGTGCTACAATGGGGAGATTTACAACCATCATACG CTGAAGAAGCAGTTTGAATTCGACTGCCAGACTAACGTGGATGGTGAGGTCCTGCTCCACCTCTATGACAGGTTTGGCATCCAGAAGATGGCTTCCCTGCTGGACGGAGTGTTTGCCTTTGTCCTGCTCGACACCGCCAACAGGAAGGTTTACCTGGGGAGAGACACGTATGGTGTGCGTCCCATGTTCAAACTTCTGACGGACAACGGGTTTCTGGCAGTCAGCTCCGAGGCCAAAG GCCTGACCCAGATCACTCACTCCATGTCCAGTCCTGCTAAGATCACTCCTTTCCTCCCGGGCCACGTCGAGGAGTTCAACCTGAAGCCTTCTGGGAAGGTGGAGTCCCTTCAGATGACCCGCTTCCACTGCTGCTCTGATGAACCCAAACATGCAATCTATGACAGTGTGGAGTGTCTTTCTTCAG GTTTTGACAACGACACTGTGAAGAGCAACATTCGGACTTTGTTTGAGAATGCTGTGCGGAAACGCCTAATGGCTCATAGGAGAATTGGATGTCTTCTGTCCG gTGGCCTAGATTCCAGCCTGGTTGCAGCAACGCTTGTGAAACTGTCCAAAGAGGAGAAGTTAAAATACCCCATCCAGACATTCGCCATTGGGGCTGAAGATAGTCCAGATATCCTGGCTGCTCGCAAG GTGGCGGCTCATATTGGCAGCGAGCATCATGAGGTGAACTTCACTGCAGAGGAGGGCCTTCGAGCTGTGGACGAAGTCATTCTCCACCTGGAGACCTATGACATCACCACCGTACGAGCCTCAGTTG GCATGTTCCTGGTGTCAAAGTACATCCGGGAGAAGACAGACAGCGTGGTCATCTTCTCTGGTGAAGGATCAGATGAGCTAACACAAGGATACATCTACTTTCATAAG GCACCCAACCCCAAGGCAGCAGCGGAGGACAGTGTCCGTCTGTTGGAAGAGCTCTACTTGTTTGACGCACTACGGGCTGACCGCACCACTGCTGCACACGG TCTGGAGCTCAGAGTGCCTTTCCTGGACCACAGGTTTACTGCATACTACCTCTCCCTTCCTGAAGAAATGAGGACTCCCAAG GATGGTGTGGAGAAGCACCTTCTAAGGGACTCGTTCAAAGGACTGAACCTGATTCCAGAGGACATCCTGTGGAGACGCAAGGAAGCCTTCAGTGATGGCATGACATCCTTGAAGAAGTCTTGGTACACCAGCCTGCAAGACCACCTAGAGTCTGAG GTTAACGACTCCCAGCTTGAGAAGGCACACAAAATATTTTCCCACCTCACCCCGAAGACCAAGGAGGCCTACCACTACAGGCAGGTCTTTGAGAAGCACTTCCCGGGTCGTTCCGATTGGCTGTCCCACTACTGGATGCCCCGCTGGATCAATGCCACTGACCCTTCGGCCAGAACCCTGTCCTTCTACACGTCAGAGAAGGACCAGAAGGACCAGTGA
- the tac1 gene encoding protachykinin-1: protein MKLLLPLVIAFLAIAQIFCEEVGPKEDLDYWTNSNTIEDNWLSTDPFREILRRMTRKPRPHQFFGLMGKRSSANAQITRKRHKLNSFVGLMGKRSQEEPDSYEWNTIQNLDNRR, encoded by the exons ATGAAATTACTTCTGCCACTTGTGATAGCTTTTCTTGCTATCGCCCAAATTTTTTGTGAGGAAGTTGGTCCTAAAGAAGATCTTGATTACTGGACGAACAGCAATACAATTGAG GACAATTGGCTTTCAACTGACCCGTTCAGAGAGATACTGCGGAGAATGACCAGGAAACCTCGGCCACATCAATTCTTCGGGCTGATGGGGAAACGTTCCTCGG CAAATGCACAGATAACCCGCAAAC GGCATAAACTGAACTCCTTTGTGGGACTGATGGGGAAAAGGAGCCAGGAGGAACCTG ATTCTTATGAGTGGAACACAATACAGAACTTGGACAATCGTCGCTGA